From Bombus vancouverensis nearcticus chromosome 15, iyBomVanc1_principal, whole genome shotgun sequence, the proteins below share one genomic window:
- the LOC117164353 gene encoding synaptic vesicle 2-related protein → MKIRLCIGMAVGAFVFGIIIDASGRKGSIPATMIAVFCATISLSFAQTTFLIYLSIFILGLGLAGNNVVLRVYVIEFLPMKRRGFCLVALDVLGVIGYVSALGLSWLLMPSIVRLQNKKFRPNSWRVLIGLGGIPNLIMACATSLLPASPRYLLYRRRYEEALTVLRQIYAINNSKHADTYTLRTLDNCVRPDEEDEEDTGNVSKIVWKFYIKTRKRIRKICSTPFKCTTILGLCINLLQFPGIIWVALWNTQLFQETENFNKSAKKNSTCIVDIENLALGFLHNCQEIDTDRFRILFYLSLSYILGEILLLIGIDVIGRKIFLVLSGLVGTAACLGLLFTFHNIVQIVLSLIILAAYAIGRTTTSILLLENYFTGVRGTIIGLSRIFPYLVGSFTKLFLNIQCLTSIYIMSGILLSAAVAGSRMPDLTRLPMQE, encoded by the exons atgaaaataagatTGTGTATAGGAATGGCTGTAGGAGCATTTGTATTCGGAATAATAATCGATGCAAGTGGACGTAAAGGATCGATTCCCGCCACTATGATCGCTGTGTTTTGCGCCACTATCAGTTTATCCTTTGCGCAAACTACTTTCCTGATATACCTTTCAATATTTATACTTGGACTGGG atTAGCCGGTAATAACGTGGTTTTAAGAGTATATGTAATCGAATTTTTGCCCATGAAACGAAGAGGCTTTTGTTTAGTTGCTTTGGATGTATTAGGAGTTATTGGTTATGTGTCTGCTTTAG GATTGTCATGGCTATTGATGCCTTCGATCGTGCGATTACAAAACAAAAAATTTCGACCAAATTCTTGGCGAGTCCTTATAGGATTAGGAGGTATACCAAATCTGATTATGGCATGTGCGACTAGTTTATTACCGGCAAGTCCTAGATACTTGCTTTATCGGCGTCGGTACGAAGAAGCGTTAACTGTATTACGGCAGATCTATGCAATTAATAATTCGAAGCATGCCGATACTTATACA TTACGTACTTTAGACAATTGTGTTCGACCAGACGAggaagatgaagaagatacaGGAAATGTGAGTAAAATAGTGTGGAAATTCTATATAAAAACACGCAAACGAATCCGCAAGATATGCAGCACACCATTTAAATGTACCACGATATTAGGACTTTGTATCAACCTTTTACAATTTCCAGG AATCATTTGGGTTGCTCTTTGGAATACGCAATTGTTTCAAGAAACAGAAAACTTTAACAAATCAGCAAAGAAGAATTCTACATGCATTGTCGATATAGAGAACTTGGCATTAGGATTTTTGCACAATTGTCAAGAAATAGACACGGATCGTTTCAGAATTCTTTTCTATCTATCTTTGAGCTACATATTAGGAGAAATTTTGTTGCTAATTGGCATCGATGTTAttggtagaaaaatatttctag tacTTTCAGGATTAGTGGGAACAGCCGCGTGTCTTggtttattatttacatttcataatATAGTACAAATCGTTCTTTCATTGATCATACTAGCAGCTTACGCGATTGGTCGTACGACAACTTCGATACTTTTActggaaaattattttaccgGCGTAAG GGGTACGATTATCGGTTTATCCAGAATATTTCCATACTTGGTTGGTAGTTTTACTAAACTCTTTCTAAATATACAGTGTCTTACTAGTATCTACATTATGTCAGGAATTTTGTTGA GTGCTGCTGTTGCAGGGTCACGAATGCCTGACCTAACCCGATTACCGATGCAAGAATAA